GAATTCCTTCGGATCGTTAGACGAAGTAAGTATGACTCTTTGAGCACCGAATCGACCCAACTCGGTTTTGATATCTACGCCTTTCGATTTCGCCAACTGGAGATCCAATAATACAAAAGAAATATTAGAATCTCCCGAGAAGAAATGAGTGAGACGTTTTATATCCGAGGTTAGAAGGGGCTCGAAGCCCAATTCTCTTAAATACACTCCAACAAGCTCCGCGGTCTCCCGATTCTCTTCTATCACCAAGGCCTTTTTTCTAACCGAGGAGTTTTTATGATCGATAGAGAGTGAGATCTCTTCCGAAGAATTTTTCAGAAGAGGCAGAAAGATCAAAAAACTGGAGCCGTAATCCGGCACAGTGATCACTTTCAAAAAACCGTTCGATTGTTTTACAAAACCATAAACCATGGTCAATCCTAAACCGGTCCCTTTCCCTCCTCCCTTAGTGGAAAAAAAAGGATCAAAGATACGGGCCTTAGTCGCGTCATCCATACCGGTTCCGGTATCTGTAACAGTGATGAGACTGTAATCTACGGGTTCCAAACCTGAAATTCTAGAACCTGTTTCCTCTCCATTCCTCAAAAATCCTGAGGAAATATATATTTTCCCACCATTGGGCATGGAGTCTCTTGCATTCAAAGCCAGATTCAAGACAGCGTTTTCTAAACCGCTCTTTTCTATGTCGCAAACAAGCTTTTCGTCGGAGAATTCATACTCTATCTCTATCTTCTCCGTTCTAATCTGATCCAATATAGGACGGAAGTCCCTTAGGATCTGATTCACATCGCAAGGTTCCGGATTCAATGCTTGCTTTCTGGAAAATGCGAGAAGCCTCTTATTGACGTCCGCCCCTCTTTGAATTGCATCTTGAGCCGATCGAACTCTCTTGAGTAGATCCTCTGAATCCTTCAGTTTTAATTCTAGTAGATCTAGATTTGCTAATATTACGTTTAATAGATTATTGAAATCGTGAGCCATTCCGCCGGCGAGTTGGCCGATTGCTTCCATCTTCTGAGAATGTCTGAGACGTTCTTCCGTATTCTTTCTTTCGGTAGTGTCCCTTTCTATTCCCATCAAATGAGTAGTCACACCTTTCTCATTCGTGATCGGAAAGATATCCATCTCGATCCAGTATTCTTTCCCGTCTTTATCGTAATTGATTACTTCTGCAAAACAAGGCTGTCCCTTGGAAATGCTGTCTCTTATTGTAGCGAGAATCGCTCGGTCTGTCTTAGGTCCCTGCAAAATACGAGGGGTCTTTCCAATGACTTCTTCTCTCTTATAGCCTGTAAGCCTTTCAAATGCCTCGTTCACATAAACGATCTTAGGCCCGGGAGCGTCTATAGGATTGGCTTCCGTAATCAGAAAGATATCATTCGATCTTTCTATTCCCATCCGGAGAAGGTTCATCGACTCTTCATTCTTCTTATTCAGAAGAAGGACACGGATCGATTTATCTAACAGATCGAAATTTAAGTTTTCCTTAATTAGAATATCGGAAACATTTGCTTCCTTTCCTCTTAATGCCTTGCGAATCTCCGCATTCTCAACGATCAGGATCAAGGGGGGAAGGTAATAGTGATCCAAAT
The Leptospira semungkisensis DNA segment above includes these coding regions:
- a CDS encoding PAS domain S-box protein; amino-acid sequence: MDFWKVQRRILIIEDREDEYRDIRSLLGAIEGSNVLSVRAFNAEEAEARLASEFFDIIIASHSEGKSLIPRKDLDHYYLPPLILIVENAEIRKALRGKEANVSDILIKENLNFDLLDKSIRVLLLNKKNEESMNLLRMGIERSNDIFLITEANPIDAPGPKIVYVNEAFERLTGYKREEVIGKTPRILQGPKTDRAILATIRDSISKGQPCFAEVINYDKDGKEYWIEMDIFPITNEKGVTTHLMGIERDTTERKNTEERLRHSQKMEAIGQLAGGMAHDFNNLLNVILANLDLLELKLKDSEDLLKRVRSAQDAIQRGADVNKRLLAFSRKQALNPEPCDVNQILRDFRPILDQIRTEKIEIEYEFSDEKLVCDIEKSGLENAVLNLALNARDSMPNGGKIYISSGFLRNGEETGSRISGLEPVDYSLITVTDTGTGMDDATKARIFDPFFSTKGGGKGTGLGLTMVYGFVKQSNGFLKVITVPDYGSSFLIFLPLLKNSSEEISLSIDHKNSSVRKKALVIEENRETAELVGVYLRELGFEPLLTSDIKRLTHFFSGDSNISFVLLDLQLAKSKGVDIKTELGRFGAQRVILTSSNDPKEFEISNGFPFIRKPYTKMALKEAVRKIGEDLA